The Elaeis guineensis isolate ETL-2024a chromosome 11, EG11, whole genome shotgun sequence genomic interval AAGGTGATGAGATGAATCCCCAACATTATGTTATGACTCTCTAGTTTAGCCCTTAATATAGTCAGAGATTTCCCTTGCAAGCTTTGTTCGGGAGGTGAATATGTGGCTTAGATGGATTACAGTACAGCCTCAATGATTTCAATAACTGGTAACATAATACAATTGTGAACACAACCAAGTAGGCAGCACTAGAAATGCTGGGAAACAGCTAACATGCTAACATGCATCAGATCTAGCTGTTTGGAGCAGGGCATAGTTAAGTACAAAAAATTGACCACCGCAGGTATTGTCAAGCAGGTCTCACATTTCCAACTCTTCAACTAGTGAAACCACAAATTTTGAAAACAAATGTGCAAAGGGCCGAAGGATACTTTACAAGTGATCAAAGAATTTACGAGGAAAACTCATGAAGATTAGGTTGCTGTCAATCCCAAAAAGCCTACTCCATGAACAATTTAGCATGGTGCTACAAATCCATGGTTAAAGAATCAAGATGCCGTAGAAATTAGGGAAATTAGTGAATTCGAATTACAATAATAAAATGAGCAAAATGAATTTGTTTCAAATAAAATATGCTCCATAATGAAGCCAAATTTTGTGGGATAAGTTTTTTGTCTTGCCCTGCAACAACTAACATTTTGTGGCCATCAAAATGATATCAAAGACAATCAAGAACTGTTCAGCGCACAGTAATCTTGAAACTTTCAAAAGACATTTCGCTAAAGGGGCCCAAAAAAGCGACTCAGAGGGGAAAAACATTTTTCCTTTTGAAAAATAGTAGTAAATATCAACTTCTAATTGCTCTCCGTCTtctataatcttttttttttttaaataaaaaagggaAAAACCTGAAAACCCATAGAAAGTCGGGCTTAAGTAATTtagcatgtaataaagaaccaggACGTAAACTCTCTTAACCTCCCATCCGGCCGATCTATCCGTCCACAGCTTCCAAGCCGCCCCCGCCGCCGGCGGAGGCAAGAAATCCCGGCCCAACCCGTTCTGCCGCGCATAGACCGACACCATCTGATCCAACTCTGAGTTCCTCTCCAAGAAAGAACCCTCCGGCACCACAGGATCCAACCCCTCCTCCGAAACCCTAACCTTCCCTCCCATCGCCGAGAAATCCGCGCAcaactcctcctcctcctccaaactCAAATCCTTCTCCTCCTCCGTGAAGTGCCCTCCTCCTTCCGCCTTCCTCGCCATGAAATCCAGCATCTCGTCCCTCTCGCTCACCTCTTTCTCGAGCTTCCCAATGGAGGATCTGAGGTTGGCTTCGGTCTTCTCGAGGTCGGAGATGTGGGCTTTGAGGGCGGCAATGTCGGCGGCGGCGGTGGAGAGCTGGTGGACGAGGCGGCGCTCCTCCTGATGCCAGGCGTGGCGGTGACCGGCGAAGATCTCGGCGACGCGGGCGTTGGCCTTGGCGTCCTCACGGCGGCGAGAGCGGAGCTGGCGGAGCTGGTCCTCGGCCTGGAAGAGCTTCAGGGCGAGGATACGGTTGCGCGACTGGAGAGAAGGAAGGTACGACAGGGAGGCCCTCGGGAGGAACCCCAAGAAGACAGCGAAGCTGACGCCGAGATAGGAGGAGAGGAGGCGAGAGGTCGACGGCGAGGCGGCAGGCCCGGCGGCGACGGCGGCTTCGACCGTTGCCGAAAAGGTGTTCGACTTTTCGTCTGCGACCGCTTCAGCAGCGGTTGTCGCCATTgttgcgagagagagagagagagaaagagagagagagagaggaaggagttTGGGAACTGGTGCAAGCGGGATTCCATAACCCATGTGCTGAGGAACTTATAAATTTCGGCGGACGATGTCACATGAGACGGGTTGTATATTTCGCGCGACAGAAGGATTCCCTTCCTTCGCTCGAATACACCGTTGGATCGCGAGTTGGTCGATTCGAGATCTGTGGAGGTAACGGTGACATTGTTCGCAATGCATTGCGATGTGTGTATGATTTGATCCAACGGTTGAAATGATTAAATATTTGACTACATACAACAGGCTTCATCAGTTCGGTTTTGTATCTGTTCGATTtgtctatataatttttttaaatatttaaacagtttcgaagattttttgatttaaatagattcatcgatttgatttttattttttatttttttattataatttataattaaatcaaatttattttaaattgatccgattggatcaaatcaatatttttaatctaacataattatatatataaatatataaaataatattattttaatttttattcgatTTCAGTGGatcatgaaaattaaaaaattgataattaaattaaaatattaattttttattttattcaatcgAAGCGAAGCAATTGAATCATCAAATTACTATATTGCATTTGAATCAGGCCGGCTTGAATGGTTGAGATGATTTGGACGAAATTTTTTACACCTCCAGAATGCGGAACACCTAATAGTGGAATGGCAGTGGCTTGTGgggccttcatttttttttttaaatatttttcccCATTTTTTCATAGAGGAAGCGCAAAGGATATGGTTACCATTTGGTTCCTCTTTACGAGAAAATGATAACTCTGGGTCCAGGGATTACCTTTtccataaaatattattttaggtgTTTATTAAGATACGAGAgagattttttaagaaaaaggaagGTTATATTATGAATGTTGGTTTTATTGTTTTCAATataataaattcataatttatcaaatatattctttataATAATGGGGTATTTAAAAGAATATCAAAGATATAATAGCCAATTCACAATTTATTTCTTATAAAGTTAAaagatatatatatgtttgttgtCATTCTTGAGTGGGAGAAAAATACAGTATTAAGTTGGATCTTATTTCGCATTGATCTCATGTATGGATGCATATGGGctaaagataaatatttttttttctttctgttgatgtctaaaatttgatttgataatCTGAAGATAAGAAGAATATTAACCAACTATAATGCAAGATAAAGTACCGATTTGCCATAGAGAAATGTTGATACACAtataaaagaaatagaaaaatttGGTAGGACACGAAAGAGAGTATTGTGTAAAATAACTTGTGTCGGTTACAtctacaatttaaataaaaaaaaatattcattacaATGATAATATCatgttaaatttataataaatcaatgataatttttttattttatcgattGTGATGTATTTCATCAATTTTCATGAATTATATCCCATACTATCTGTGTATTTCACTCATTCTTGATTGGTGATTAGTTTGTTACAGTGGTGATGTGGTATCATCATTgcagcaaatattttttttttaaataaaaatcaaatattttgttattcaaAAATCCTAAATTTCATCTCATTCATTATTTGTCAGGACATAAGTTTCCAAACTTCACTTACAGTCTTACATCATGGCTCGCTGCGTGATAAAGTGGAAGCATAAACAAAAGATCTCAGCTTTCTCCCTGTCTGAATGCACTCAACTTTATTTCCTTAAAATAGAGTACATGTCATCTCCCTCACTCTACTCTTCTCTTCCACCTTCACTGAGACAAAAAGGTGAAATGAGGACCTGAAATCTTGGGATGTTTTTATAGATAAATAACTTCTATCCCATCAAATTTGAATTCTTCAGAGTCCAAATCTATGTAAATAACTACCTCTTAGCTTTCTTAATCAACCCGAGAATAAGAGTTCCACCGATATTTGCTAGTTGCTAGATCATGTGTCGCCCATGATAGATATATCAGATTTAGGCCACATcattttcatattaaaatttcATCTACCAAACTATACGTCGTTATGACAACCAGAGATGATagcaatctcaaattcttctatATATGACAGTAAACAATAACATTACTAACCTAAAAATAATACATTTATTTTCTTGAATGTTGTTACACTCAAATAAGATAAGAATATTTTACTGGTTGCTCGACTGCAATATGTGCATGTAATGTGAATCATTATAAAGCACGATTGTTAAGGAAATAATACTACACAATTCAAGCAAGACAACAACGATCCTGTGTAGGAACCTATTAGGGTAAGAGGCTGAGCTCCGCATAAAGTGatgctaccttttttttttttttttgggggtaagAAAAGTGATGCTACTTAAAAAGACGAGAGATCCCCATCATCATGAACTAATCCAAGGTTCCAAGGCGTCCGCTTTGGGAACCGGGGTCGAAAACTTTGTGGCCTTGCGGTACCAGAAATAGTGCACAAGATACTCAGAGACAGGCAGGACGTTGTGAAAAGACTCCTTACTGCTTCGCACGTGCGATGCACGTCGCACGTAACGTGGCCATGACAACTGCACTGGCCAACATTATTTGTTtgcttttttatatatatatatatatatttaagaatCTTTATCGTTaggtttatccaaaaaaaaaaaaaaaaactccattaAATTAACGATCTCATattcattttttgaaaaaagataaaataaatattataaaaattaatatttgataaatttttgaatgatggtaatatatatttaataaaaatatttttaataaaactgtatatataattattgaatttattataaTGTCTTTCTAAATTTATTCGATAACAattctgataaaaaaaattaagatgaagacGACTTGTAAATAGGActatgtgattatagtcattatataaaaattaattgaagataataaatattattatgatattaaaaaattattttatatttaaaaatatatttacaaattTAGTCATATTTCTATATAGAATTATCTCCAATcaaatgtaataattttttttaatattatttttta includes:
- the LOC105033542 gene encoding uncharacterized protein, whose translation is MATTAAEAVADEKSNTFSATVEAAVAAGPAASPSTSRLLSSYLGVSFAVFLGFLPRASLSYLPSLQSRNRILALKLFQAEDQLRQLRSRRREDAKANARVAEIFAGHRHAWHQEERRLVHQLSTAAADIAALKAHISDLEKTEANLRSSIGKLEKEVSERDEMLDFMARKAEGGGHFTEEEKDLSLEEEEELCADFSAMGGKVRVSEEGLDPVVPEGSFLERNSELDQMVSVYARQNGLGRDFLPPPAAGAAWKLWTDRSAGWEDMQNDCLDSMYHMKPFVPRRESPWKVDGESAGVSSKLKFLEQELSNLEKVGKGDLSKISSLMRKQAKRYQSLAGKIDDLCRRMQVSDPCDPNLSPEFRTQRQTEFLLEAFHLQNRATEIRQKLSTLQTETTKSNLGDELTAQAKLSTRRSLDLVRNNFKEIQRNLEIWLARIMGDLEGILARDSASRVKDYCISPYPFVQ